A segment of the Flavobacteriales bacterium genome:
CACTCTCGATGATCAGGGGCTCCTTGCCGCTGTTGGTGAAGTTGAACACGTACTTGTTCTTGCTGTCCTGCTTCACGCTGCCGAAATCGTGCTCGTACTTGCCGAAGGTCATCGTGGTCTTCGGCCGATTATCCACCACCGGTGCAGCGGTATTGGCCGCTGGGTCGAACGTTTCACCCGAAGGGGTGGCTGCGGCAGCCACTAAGGTGGAGCTGCTCGGTTCGGAGCTGCCTGAGTCGTCTTTGAGTTGGCCCCAAGCGATTACGCCGAGCGCGATGGCGATCACGCCCAGGAGTGCGATCTGGATCTTGTCTTTCATGGGAGTCGGGTTGCCTTTTTCGGTGATTGGGGGGCGAAAATAGGGGAAGGCCCGCCGAACCGGCGGGCCTTAACGATTCATTCAAGAAGTGGGTCAGCGTGACATGCCCAGGCGCTGGAAGCTGTTGTCGGAGAGTGCCTCCAAGGCCTTCTGGAAGCTGCGGTCAACCAGGTTCTCCGCATTGATCACCTGCCAATAGGCTGAGGTGTCCCAGAGATCGCGCGCCACCAGGGCCTTCAGCCGCAGGGCAATGAGCGCCCTGGAGCGGGCGAGGCCCTCACGGTCTTCGGCGATGCCATCCTTTCCTGCATAAGCGACCAAGGCCTCCATCATGACGTCGCCTACCTGATACGATTCCTTGAAGGCCTCGACACCGGCGTATCGCCGAAGCAGGTCCTCACGGTTGTCATCGACATAGGTGAGGGCGAAGGTGTTCAGCACGCCCTTGCGCACCAATTGGCCGAAATAGCCGCTGCTCTGGGTGGTATCGATCGGCACGAAGACGTCAGGCATGATGCCACCGCCTCCGAATACCACCCGCTTGTTCATGGTGTAGTATTTCACCGTGTCGCCATGCGCGGCATTTTCATCGCCGGTAAGCTCGCCATTGGCCAACCGCTGGCTCTTTTCCTTTCGGTAGGCCTCCACGCCCTCTTCGTAGGGCTTCTGGATGCAACGGCCGCTGGGCGTGTAATAACGGCTCACGGTGAGGCGCACCGCACTGCCATCGGGCAGCATCACAGGCCGCTGCACAAGCCCCTTCCCAAAGCTCCTTCGGCCGATCACCATGCCCCGGTCCCAATCCTGAACGGCCCCGCTCACAATCTCGCTGGCGCTGGCGCTTCCTTCATCCACCAGCACCACCAGCCGGCCTTTCTCGAACCGTCCCTCCTTGGTGGAGTAAGTGTCCTCGCGCGGCGAGGTGCGGCCTTGGGTGTATACGATCAGCTTCCGGTCGCCCAGGAATTCGTCGCTCATCTCGATCGCCGTGCGCAGATAGCCGCCG
Coding sequences within it:
- a CDS encoding DUF1573 domain-containing protein produces the protein MKDKIQIALLGVIAIALGVIAWGQLKDDSGSSEPSSSTLVAAAATPSGETFDPAANTAAPVVDNRPKTTMTFGKYEHDFGSVKQDSKNKYVFNFTNSGKEPLIIESATGSCGCTVPNYPKAPIPPGGTGEIEVEYSPGKQENQQQKSVKVVANTEPKETELRIKAFVQPGTGDPNAVGEQPQTISIGQ
- a CDS encoding S41 family peptidase codes for the protein MYVDDVDRKELVDAAIVRMLEELDPHSIYIPKEELEEVNEPLKGNFEGVGIQFNIVKDTIMVVDAIPGGPSERLGIRAGDRILSIDGENAAGVGFKNSDVMKRLRGKKGSKVMVHIARRNETAPLEFAIIRDKIPIFSVEASYMAAPHVGYIKVSRFSATTMKEFREKLDELKAMGMQDLILDLQGNGGGYLRTAIEMSDEFLGDRKLIVYTQGRTSPREDTYSTKEGRFEKGRLVVLVDEGSASASEIVSGAVQDWDRGMVIGRRSFGKGLVQRPVMLPDGSAVRLTVSRYYTPSGRCIQKPYEEGVEAYRKEKSQRLANGELTGDENAAHGDTVKYYTMNKRVVFGGGGIMPDVFVPIDTTQSSGYFGQLVRKGVLNTFALTYVDDNREDLLRRYAGVEAFKESYQVGDVMMEALVAYAGKDGIAEDREGLARSRALIALRLKALVARDLWDTSAYWQVINAENLVDRSFQKALEALSDNSFQRLGMSR